In Francisella hispaniensis FSC454, a genomic segment contains:
- the mfd gene encoding transcription-repair coupling factor, producing MLNNQIFANDTIVSNAYGSAFSILFNEYLKQNNQFNLIVTEDSQQAHKIYKELKYLNKDNPKIDILFFPNLEILPYDRFSASIDIISRRQEILHKMTHQPQNTLIITSISNTLRKLAPTSFIQEHSFILKTGDKLDITKYKILLTEAGYTLVNNVFEKGEFSIRGSIIDIYPIGSKVAFRIDLFDDEVDSIKELNTETQRSGNQIQSINIMPSHELVYNDQNTTFALDKLKRLCGEKALNSTIATYIRYNEYFSGIEFYLPLFYDKLTSLYDYLPQSTNIHLVDNISNSTEAFSDEVKFRYNELKHDIDRPILPYQEIFYSQQEIQDIYREYKNIKWFQQPKSKSKTLKVEHLEKISANYKLANPFRDLQQLLNKANFDKVIFSTDSNGRAEVLLEHLNKLNLNIQSCKSFNQALEVTAKFCLIISPFQEGIIIDKKIVLITEADLFPEHSYNSTKISQHDHHPSIDLKDLTDLKPGMHVVHIDHGIGRYEGLESIELNGKKDEFILLRYANDAKIYVPITSLNLISIYNSSLTEKIALNKLGTDKWKKQKEKTIKKIIDVAANLLEIYAKREMRQGFSNSLDEEEYLRFCADFPYEETPDQLLAINDVFKDMISTKPMDRLICGDVGFGKTEIAMRAAFLATQNQKQVAILVPTTILAQQHYNSFKDRFTNTAVNIEVITRSKTPKAQQQLFENLKKGTVDIIIGTHKLISSKIDFKNLGLLIIDEEHRFGVAQKEKLKALKAEIDILTMSATPIPRSLSMAFSALRDLSIIASPPAKRLSVKTFVKEYDNNIIREAVSRETIRGGQIFYLYNKVETIQKKKEILQELFPRLRIAIAHGQMSEKEIQKVMFDFKHNKYHILLCTTIIETGIDIPNANTLIIEDANNLGLAQLHQLRGRVGRSHHQAYAYMLIPNETSITKDALKRLEAISNTESLGGGFTLANHDLEIRGAGEILGEEQSGNIDGIGLNLYMDLLDKTIANLKAGKELNIEEVINSTICEVELNIPTLIPDYYINDVNTRLNIYKRISKANHKELVNIKIELIDRFGKLPLEVLYLLKVAHIKIDAIALGITQIKMFATSGKISFSNNTKFEPQKLIKIIQSQPSDFKLTKEQDLLIIKATKTAEQRIEFIENFLKRIKVD from the coding sequence ATGCTTAATAACCAAATATTTGCTAATGATACAATTGTATCTAATGCTTATGGCTCTGCTTTTAGTATTTTATTTAACGAATATCTCAAGCAAAATAATCAGTTTAATTTAATAGTAACTGAAGACTCACAACAAGCACATAAGATATACAAAGAATTAAAATATCTAAATAAAGATAATCCAAAGATAGATATCTTATTTTTTCCAAATTTAGAAATCCTTCCTTATGATAGATTCTCAGCTTCTATAGATATTATTTCTAGACGCCAAGAAATTCTACATAAAATGACACACCAACCACAAAATACTCTAATAATCACAAGCATCTCAAATACATTAAGAAAACTAGCACCAACAAGCTTTATACAAGAGCATAGTTTTATACTCAAAACAGGTGATAAATTAGATATCACTAAATATAAAATACTACTTACAGAAGCAGGTTATACTTTAGTAAACAATGTTTTTGAAAAAGGTGAATTTAGTATTCGCGGGAGTATTATTGATATATATCCTATCGGCTCAAAAGTTGCATTTAGGATAGATCTTTTTGATGATGAAGTTGATAGTATCAAAGAACTTAATACTGAAACACAACGTTCTGGTAATCAAATCCAATCAATCAATATTATGCCATCTCATGAGCTAGTATATAACGATCAAAATACTACTTTTGCTTTGGATAAGCTCAAGAGATTATGTGGTGAAAAAGCTCTTAATTCAACTATAGCAACATATATAAGATATAATGAATATTTCAGTGGTATTGAGTTTTATTTACCTTTGTTTTATGACAAGCTTACTAGTCTTTATGATTATCTACCGCAATCAACAAATATTCACTTAGTTGATAATATTAGTAATTCTACTGAAGCTTTCTCTGATGAAGTAAAATTTAGATATAATGAACTTAAGCATGATATTGATAGACCGATTCTACCCTACCAAGAAATTTTTTACTCACAGCAAGAAATACAAGATATCTACCGGGAATATAAAAATATCAAATGGTTTCAGCAGCCAAAGTCAAAATCTAAAACACTTAAAGTAGAACATTTAGAAAAAATCTCAGCAAACTATAAGCTTGCAAATCCATTTAGAGATTTACAACAGCTTTTAAATAAAGCTAACTTTGACAAAGTTATTTTCTCAACTGATTCAAACGGACGTGCTGAAGTGCTTCTAGAGCACTTAAATAAACTTAATCTAAATATACAAAGCTGTAAAAGTTTTAATCAAGCCTTAGAAGTAACTGCTAAATTCTGCTTAATAATTTCTCCCTTTCAAGAAGGGATAATTATAGACAAAAAAATTGTTTTAATTACAGAAGCAGATTTATTTCCTGAACATAGCTATAACTCCACCAAAATTTCACAACATGATCATCATCCTAGTATTGATCTTAAAGACCTTACAGATTTAAAACCAGGAATGCATGTTGTCCATATTGACCATGGTATAGGTAGATATGAAGGCTTAGAAAGTATTGAGCTAAATGGTAAAAAAGATGAGTTTATATTACTAAGATATGCAAATGATGCCAAAATCTATGTGCCAATAACATCATTAAATCTAATCTCTATTTATAATTCTTCTCTTACCGAAAAAATAGCTCTAAATAAACTTGGTACAGATAAGTGGAAAAAACAAAAAGAAAAAACTATTAAAAAGATTATTGATGTTGCGGCTAATCTTCTCGAAATTTATGCAAAAAGAGAAATGCGTCAAGGTTTTAGCAATAGCTTAGATGAGGAAGAATACCTTAGATTTTGCGCAGACTTTCCTTATGAGGAAACTCCTGATCAGCTTTTAGCTATTAATGATGTATTTAAAGATATGATCTCAACGAAACCTATGGATAGACTAATCTGTGGTGATGTAGGTTTTGGTAAGACAGAGATTGCCATGCGTGCAGCATTCCTTGCAACACAAAATCAAAAACAAGTTGCCATTTTAGTACCTACAACAATTTTAGCTCAACAACATTATAATAGCTTTAAAGATAGGTTCACTAATACTGCAGTTAATATTGAAGTAATCACTCGTTCAAAAACACCAAAAGCTCAGCAACAACTTTTTGAAAATCTCAAAAAAGGAACTGTAGATATAATTATTGGCACTCATAAACTAATTTCATCAAAAATTGACTTTAAAAATTTAGGTTTACTAATTATTGATGAGGAGCATCGTTTTGGTGTTGCACAAAAAGAAAAGTTAAAGGCTCTAAAAGCCGAAATAGATATTTTGACTATGTCTGCAACACCTATTCCGCGTAGTTTAAGTATGGCATTCTCAGCATTAAGAGACTTATCAATTATCGCTTCACCTCCGGCAAAGCGCTTATCAGTTAAGACTTTTGTCAAAGAATATGATAACAATATAATTCGTGAAGCGGTAAGTCGTGAAACTATCCGTGGTGGGCAGATTTTTTATCTTTATAATAAGGTTGAAACTATTCAAAAGAAAAAAGAAATCCTTCAAGAGTTGTTTCCTCGCTTAAGAATAGCTATAGCTCATGGACAAATGAGTGAGAAAGAAATCCAAAAAGTTATGTTTGATTTTAAACATAACAAGTATCATATCCTACTGTGTACAACGATTATTGAAACAGGTATTGACATACCAAATGCTAATACTCTAATTATTGAAGATGCTAATAATTTAGGTTTAGCTCAACTTCATCAACTAAGAGGTAGAGTTGGTCGCTCACATCATCAAGCTTATGCATATATGCTAATACCTAATGAAACAAGTATCACTAAGGATGCTCTAAAAAGGCTTGAGGCTATCAGCAACACTGAATCACTAGGAGGTGGTTTTACTTTAGCTAATCATGATTTAGAAATTCGTGGCGCTGGTGAAATACTCGGAGAGGAGCAAAGTGGTAATATTGATGGTATTGGTTTAAATCTATATATGGATTTACTCGATAAAACTATTGCAAATCTAAAAGCTGGTAAAGAACTTAATATTGAAGAAGTTATTAACTCTACAATCTGCGAAGTAGAGTTAAATATTCCAACACTAATTCCTGACTATTATATTAATGATGTTAATACTCGTTTGAATATCTATAAACGTATCTCTAAAGCTAATCACAAAGAACTAGTTAATATCAAGATTGAGCTAATTGATCGCTTCGGTAAACTACCCTTAGAAGTTCTTTATCTACTAAAAGTAGCACATATAAAAATAGATGCAATAGCACTAGGAATTACTCAAATAAAAATGTTTGCGACATCTGGCAAAATTAGTTTCTCAAACAATACAAAATTTGAACCACAAAAACTAATAAAAATTATCCAATCCCAGCCTAGTGATTTTAAACTTACTAAGGAACAGGATCTACTAATTATAAAAGCCACAAAAACTGCAGAACAAAGAATAGAGTTTATCGAAAACTTTTTGAAGAGAATAAAAGTTGATTAA
- a CDS encoding aldose epimerase family protein, translating into MSSREVCIAGKCNNLITLKNDNVELTLLDLGATVYSLKTKDKHGKFENIVLQYQDITEYYNNPSYFGATVGRVAGRIKDAKILLDGKTYYLEKNYQDKHTLHGGFNNITLQKFAFEFIDSNKVKLTTTQKSVNDKFPADVTISVTYELLENSIVIYFDAVATADTILNMTNHCYYNLSGDYKSTIVDHQLEVPATQFVNVDDDLIPIDIQNLPQEMDFRQKSSISDKLKYQDSKYFRRGGIDHCYIVDGIVVLEDSNSGRRLKISSSYPAMQIYTCNFSRGHTLSNGKILKQYDAICFEPQYVGAFDGNYDNHPAKLRKGQQYQHFIKLEF; encoded by the coding sequence ATGAGTTCTAGAGAAGTTTGTATAGCTGGTAAATGTAATAACTTGATAACATTAAAAAATGATAATGTTGAGTTAACACTTTTGGATTTGGGTGCAACTGTTTATTCACTTAAGACTAAGGATAAACATGGTAAGTTTGAGAATATAGTCTTACAGTATCAGGATATAACAGAATACTACAATAATCCATCGTACTTTGGTGCGACTGTAGGTAGAGTAGCAGGTAGAATTAAGGATGCTAAGATTTTGCTTGATGGTAAAACATATTACCTAGAAAAAAACTACCAAGATAAACATACTTTACACGGTGGATTTAATAATATCACATTACAAAAGTTTGCTTTTGAATTTATAGATTCTAATAAGGTCAAGCTTACAACAACACAAAAATCAGTAAATGACAAATTCCCCGCTGATGTTACTATTAGTGTAACCTATGAGCTCTTAGAAAATTCTATAGTTATCTATTTTGATGCTGTAGCCACAGCAGATACAATTTTAAATATGACTAATCATTGTTATTACAATCTATCAGGAGATTATAAGTCAACAATAGTTGATCATCAACTTGAAGTGCCTGCAACACAATTTGTCAATGTGGATGATGATTTGATACCGATAGATATACAAAACTTACCTCAAGAAATGGATTTTAGACAAAAATCATCTATTAGTGATAAGTTAAAATATCAAGATTCTAAATATTTCCGTAGGGGTGGTATTGATCATTGTTATATAGTTGATGGAATAGTAGTACTTGAAGATAGTAATAGTGGTAGGAGGTTAAAGATTTCAAGTTCATACCCAGCAATGCAGATTTATACTTGTAATTTTAGTAGAGGGCACACTCTTTCTAATGGTAAAATACTCAAACAATATGACGCAATATGCTTCGAGCCACAATACGTTGGAGCATTTGATGGTAATTATGATAATCATCCAGCAAAATTGAGAAAAGGGCAGCAATATCAACATTTTATAAAGTTAGAATTTTGA
- the coaBC gene encoding bifunctional phosphopantothenoylcysteine decarboxylase/phosphopantothenate--cysteine ligase CoaBC — protein sequence MVNKILFGITGSVSAFKAINLIRLFIKNGTECKVIVTKGAQQFIKPELLVALGCDVYTDEKLDMLSYQQSMAHINLPRWADKIFIIPASANTIAKLAHGLADDLLSQAILANNDNSKVYIAPAMNVNMWQNQLTQMNISKLQNIGFNLIAPDQGIQACSDVGSGRLHEPEELFKLLATSQDFKGKKVLITVGATVEDIDGVRYLSNYSSGKMGFALVKELLNRGANVVVLKAKTTINFDIKHTNLEIIESKSADDMNQTMLEQAKNSDIFIGCAAVADYKIKNKFTNKIKKTDETLTLEFIKNPDVLANCKKSYPNIFAIGFAAESQNIIEYAQAKLVKKNLNMIVANSTEVFGNDNSSVAILSKHQNKQYNNKSKSEIASLILDFAKEII from the coding sequence ATGGTAAATAAAATTTTATTTGGAATTACTGGTAGTGTATCAGCTTTTAAAGCTATAAATTTAATAAGGCTTTTTATAAAAAATGGTACTGAATGTAAGGTTATTGTTACTAAAGGTGCACAACAATTTATTAAACCTGAACTTTTAGTAGCTTTAGGATGTGATGTTTATACAGATGAAAAACTAGATATGTTATCTTATCAGCAAAGTATGGCACATATAAATTTACCACGCTGGGCTGATAAGATATTTATAATTCCGGCTTCTGCAAATACTATTGCAAAATTAGCTCATGGTTTGGCAGATGATTTATTGAGTCAAGCTATTCTTGCTAATAATGATAATTCTAAGGTATATATAGCGCCAGCGATGAATGTAAATATGTGGCAAAACCAATTAACCCAGATGAATATTAGTAAGCTTCAAAACATAGGCTTTAATTTGATAGCTCCAGATCAAGGTATTCAAGCTTGTAGTGATGTTGGTAGTGGTAGATTACATGAGCCTGAAGAGTTGTTTAAATTGTTAGCTACTTCTCAGGATTTTAAAGGTAAAAAAGTTCTTATAACAGTAGGCGCAACTGTTGAAGATATTGATGGTGTTAGGTATTTGTCAAATTATAGCTCTGGTAAAATGGGCTTTGCTTTGGTCAAAGAGTTGCTTAATAGAGGAGCAAACGTTGTAGTATTAAAAGCTAAAACTACAATAAATTTTGATATTAAACATACCAATCTAGAAATTATCGAGAGCAAAAGTGCTGATGATATGAATCAAACAATGCTTGAGCAAGCTAAAAATAGTGATATTTTTATTGGTTGTGCTGCAGTGGCTGATTATAAGATCAAAAATAAATTTACTAATAAAATTAAAAAAACTGATGAAACTTTAACTTTAGAATTTATTAAAAACCCTGATGTTTTAGCAAATTGTAAAAAATCATATCCAAACATTTTTGCTATAGGTTTTGCAGCGGAATCACAAAATATAATAGAGTATGCTCAGGCTAAGCTTGTCAAAAAAAATCTAAATATGATAGTTGCTAATTCAACCGAAGTATTTGGTAATGATAATTCAAGTGTAGCAATATTATCTAAGCATCAAAATAAACAATATAATAATAAATCAAAGTCAGAAATAGCTAGTTTAATATTAGATTTTGCTAAGGAGATAATATGA
- a CDS encoding Bax inhibitor-1/YccA family protein, whose translation MNNFENNTRVIDSLSQESVLRANKVLRNTYWLLSMTLLFSAFTAFIAMSTGATIMNPLLMLVVYIGLLFGINATKNSPWGIVLTFALTGLLGYSLGPILNMYLTMFKNGAELIMMAFGTTGLIFLGLSVVAMSPARNFNRLGSFCAIGAIVALVALVINIFLQLPALALVISLVFAFISGGFILWQTNAIVRGEETNYILATVNIYVSLFNIFVTLLQIFGAVAGDRE comes from the coding sequence ATGAATAACTTTGAAAATAATACTCGTGTAATAGACTCACTCTCTCAAGAGTCTGTGCTAAGAGCAAACAAAGTTCTTAGAAATACATATTGGTTGTTATCTATGACACTACTATTTAGTGCTTTTACAGCGTTTATAGCGATGAGTACAGGCGCAACGATAATGAACCCATTGCTGATGCTAGTAGTTTACATTGGTTTACTATTTGGTATTAATGCTACTAAAAACTCACCATGGGGCATAGTTTTAACTTTTGCTCTAACAGGACTTTTAGGCTATTCATTAGGTCCTATACTTAATATGTATCTTACTATGTTTAAAAATGGTGCTGAGCTAATCATGATGGCATTTGGAACTACAGGTCTTATATTCCTTGGTTTATCTGTAGTTGCAATGAGCCCTGCGAGAAATTTTAATAGATTAGGTTCATTCTGTGCTATCGGTGCTATTGTTGCATTAGTAGCTTTAGTAATTAATATATTTCTACAACTTCCTGCTTTAGCTTTAGTTATATCGCTAGTATTTGCATTTATATCTGGTGGTTTTATATTATGGCAAACAAATGCTATCGTAAGAGGTGAGGAAACTAACTATATCTTAGCTACTGTAAATATTTATGTATCTTTATTTAATATTTTTGTAACTCTATTACAAATCTTTGGTGCTGTAGCTGGCGATAGAGAATAA
- the grxB gene encoding glutaredoxin 2, whose product MKIYLYHHCPYCIKVRLVADLNNLNYQMIILANDDEKAHIDRIGSKQVPFLEKDDGTFIKESDEICKFIAKTQNFEIAESTIDDFVKDRIDDLEPNFRRIVYPRIPHHPRNECDFPTQSAKEYFINKKSQYIGDFDALLRNPPYDSIRAINQILAKIDPFIKTPFINGEKFSWDDINIFPIFFILTMARDLLEIPTNITNYIKNIEAKTNIELY is encoded by the coding sequence ATGAAAATATATCTATATCACCATTGTCCTTACTGTATAAAAGTAAGATTAGTTGCTGACTTAAACAATTTGAACTATCAGATGATAATCTTAGCAAATGATGATGAAAAAGCTCATATCGATAGAATTGGCTCAAAACAAGTACCTTTTTTAGAAAAAGATGATGGCACTTTTATCAAAGAAAGTGATGAAATTTGCAAGTTTATTGCCAAGACTCAGAATTTTGAGATTGCGGAATCAACTATTGATGATTTCGTCAAAGACCGTATTGACGATCTAGAGCCAAATTTTCGTAGAATTGTATATCCTCGAATTCCTCATCATCCACGCAATGAATGTGACTTCCCAACGCAAAGTGCTAAAGAATATTTTATAAATAAGAAATCCCAATATATTGGTGACTTTGATGCTTTACTTAGAAATCCTCCTTATGACTCAATCAGAGCAATAAACCAAATACTTGCAAAAATTGATCCTTTTATCAAAACTCCTTTTATCAATGGTGAAAAGTTTTCTTGGGATGATATAAATATTTTTCCAATATTTTTTATCCTAACAATGGCTAGAGATTTGCTTGAAATACCAACGAATATTACCAACTATATCAAAAATATCGAAGCAAAAACAAACATAGAATTATACTAA
- a CDS encoding DUF1841 family protein, with amino-acid sequence MILSQDRYQLRKLFIDSWDKFVNDKPLTALEEQIARIIELHPEYHKQIKIDNIDKDYSPEMGQINPFLHISLHLAIIEQVQTNRPFGISNVYQQLLGKYNYDEHKVHHIMIDYLAEEMWKSQKYNTLPDEQNYLTKLQELALI; translated from the coding sequence ATGATCCTCTCTCAAGATAGATACCAATTACGTAAACTTTTTATCGATAGCTGGGATAAGTTTGTCAATGACAAGCCTTTAACTGCATTAGAAGAGCAAATAGCTAGGATTATAGAGCTACATCCAGAGTATCATAAACAGATTAAAATTGATAATATTGATAAAGACTACTCTCCTGAAATGGGACAAATAAATCCTTTCTTACATATAAGCTTACATTTAGCGATTATTGAACAAGTTCAAACAAATCGTCCATTTGGCATAAGCAATGTATATCAGCAACTTCTAGGTAAATATAACTATGATGAGCATAAAGTACATCATATTATGATAGACTATTTAGCAGAGGAAATGTGGAAATCACAAAAGTATAACACTCTCCCAGATGAACAAAACTATTTAACTAAACTACAAGAGTTAGCACTTATATAA
- a CDS encoding MFS transporter, which yields MKNAKWILIILCLGYFIDFYDLTVFSVSYVDLLKQQFGIFDSTKIQQTYYLINNIQMVGILVGAILFGILADRFGRITVIKYSILLYSLTTLLCIFVNNIYIFMLLRFLAYLALASEFAVSSVLIVEFFPPKIAAWGMSLLYILGVLGGMFATFLGVFSYKIMFIFGGFAGLGIYAFRRVLEESPYFIELYTSDRFKNAGSIVFLLRNYSKPLILNFLITLPYFFVITVMLALVKFIATDIDFASLVKMFLFGFFVGNIISCIFSGIYNHYFKSPNLFFIVNIIIFLTSIFAYRYISSNFIFLYGIFIGLIGGGYNIMWAQYAATEFPTEVRSLACNMIFALGRTSSIFFGITFASWLASEELFRQNVNILAVVVAIIVLLIIFFYKRKKILVK from the coding sequence ATGAAAAATGCAAAATGGATTTTGATTATTCTCTGTTTAGGGTATTTTATAGATTTTTATGATCTGACAGTATTTAGTGTCTCTTATGTAGATTTATTAAAACAGCAGTTTGGAATATTTGATTCTACTAAAATCCAACAAACATATTATTTGATAAATAATATTCAAATGGTTGGTATTTTAGTTGGGGCAATATTGTTTGGTATCTTAGCTGATAGATTTGGACGTATTACTGTCATAAAATATAGTATATTGCTTTATTCTTTGACTACTTTATTGTGTATATTTGTAAATAATATTTATATATTTATGCTACTAAGATTCTTGGCATATCTTGCATTAGCAAGCGAGTTTGCTGTTTCAAGTGTCTTAATAGTTGAGTTTTTCCCACCAAAAATAGCTGCTTGGGGTATGAGCCTTTTATACATATTGGGTGTTTTAGGTGGTATGTTTGCGACATTTTTAGGTGTATTTTCTTATAAGATTATGTTTATCTTTGGTGGATTTGCCGGTTTGGGTATATATGCTTTTAGAAGAGTTCTTGAGGAGTCGCCATACTTTATTGAGTTGTATACATCAGATAGATTTAAAAATGCTGGAAGTATAGTTTTTCTACTCAGAAACTATAGTAAACCATTGATATTAAACTTTTTAATTACACTACCTTATTTCTTTGTAATTACAGTAATGTTAGCTTTGGTTAAATTTATTGCTACAGATATTGATTTTGCTAGTTTAGTGAAGATGTTTTTATTTGGTTTTTTTGTAGGAAATATTATTAGTTGTATTTTTAGTGGTATCTACAATCATTATTTTAAGTCACCAAATTTATTTTTTATCGTTAATATTATTATATTTCTAACAAGTATTTTTGCATATAGATATATATCGAGTAATTTCATCTTCTTATATGGAATATTTATTGGCTTAATTGGTGGTGGTTATAATATTATGTGGGCTCAATATGCGGCTACTGAGTTTCCAACAGAAGTTCGTTCATTAGCTTGTAACATGATATTTGCTCTAGGTCGTACAAGTAGTATTTTCTTTGGAATTACCTTTGCATCTTGGCTTGCTAGTGAAGAATTATTTAGACAAAATGTTAATATTCTTGCTGTTGTTGTAGCAATTATAGTTTTATTAATCATTTTCTTTTATAAAAGAAAAAAGATTTTAGTTAAATAG
- a CDS encoding RnfABCDGE type electron transport complex subunit B, with product MIISIEAIDKVLPQTQCQKCTYPDCYSYAKAITNGEKYNKCITGGEKTLKELAKLLNKPEIPLDSSLGREKPRAVARIDESMCIGCEKCLLACPVDAIVGAKKLMHTVIEAECTSCELCVEPCPMDCISLVDLAVDKQPNNLSEDAYTTQKNHYRDRYEYHKQRVNQTKTKQREVYKNIATAQEIDKKAYIAASLAKFRNKKKSSLTNE from the coding sequence ATGATTATATCCATAGAAGCAATTGATAAAGTATTACCTCAAACACAATGTCAAAAATGTACTTATCCTGATTGTTATAGTTATGCTAAAGCTATCACAAATGGTGAAAAGTATAATAAGTGTATAACAGGTGGAGAAAAAACTTTAAAAGAGCTAGCAAAACTTTTAAATAAACCTGAAATACCATTAGATAGCTCGCTAGGACGAGAAAAACCTCGAGCTGTTGCAAGAATTGATGAATCAATGTGTATTGGTTGTGAGAAGTGCTTACTTGCTTGTCCCGTTGATGCTATAGTAGGTGCAAAAAAACTCATGCATACGGTAATTGAAGCGGAATGTACAAGCTGCGAGCTATGTGTAGAACCATGCCCAATGGATTGTATATCTTTGGTAGATTTAGCTGTAGATAAACAACCAAATAATCTAAGTGAGGATGCTTATACAACTCAAAAAAATCACTATCGTGATAGGTACGAATATCACAAGCAGAGAGTAAATCAGACAAAGACTAAGCAAAGAGAAGTTTACAAAAATATCGCAACTGCTCAAGAAATTGATAAAAAAGCCTATATAGCTGCTTCATTAGCTAAGTTTAGAAATAAAAAGAAATCTTCATTAACCAATGAATAA
- the nth gene encoding endonuclease III: MNKQKRIQIFETWKQNDPKPTTELEYTSNFELLVAVILSAQATDVSVNKATKILFKVANTPEQIYALGEQKLAEYIKSIGLYKTKAKNVIATSKDLIEKFDSKVPDNFDELISLAGVGRKTANVVLNTAFGKPTMAVDTHIFRLANRIPLAKGKNVNEVEKKLLRVIPKEYLQDAHHWIILHGRYICTAQRPKCRNCIIYDYCEFKDKEKYR; encoded by the coding sequence ATGAATAAGCAAAAAAGAATCCAAATTTTTGAAACATGGAAACAAAATGACCCCAAACCAACAACAGAGCTTGAATATACATCTAATTTTGAACTTCTAGTTGCAGTAATTTTATCAGCTCAAGCAACTGATGTTAGTGTCAATAAAGCTACGAAAATATTGTTCAAAGTTGCAAATACTCCGGAACAAATATACGCTTTAGGTGAGCAAAAATTAGCTGAATATATAAAATCTATAGGTCTATATAAAACCAAAGCCAAAAATGTCATAGCAACATCTAAAGATCTAATTGAAAAGTTTGATAGTAAAGTACCAGATAATTTTGATGAACTAATATCTTTAGCTGGTGTGGGCAGAAAAACAGCAAATGTAGTGCTTAATACTGCATTTGGTAAGCCTACTATGGCAGTTGATACACATATTTTTAGGCTTGCAAATCGTATCCCATTAGCTAAGGGCAAAAATGTCAACGAAGTTGAAAAAAAGCTTTTGAGAGTTATTCCAAAAGAGTATCTACAAGATGCTCATCATTGGATAATTCTACACGGTAGATATATTTGTACCGCTCAAAGACCAAAGTGTCGCAACTGTATTATTTATGACTACTGTGAATTTAAAGATAAGGAAAAATATCGATGA